The following are from one region of the Ktedonobacterales bacterium genome:
- a CDS encoding LysM peptidoglycan-binding domain-containing M23 family metallopeptidase — MLRRGKGRWGKSGGQNDETPLQVQEDPRYEMSGWDQQDASAASYAVNQDTNQDHLDADASPGQDAPAVTGTDDVPGAEAYVPYLDDAENSYDAAQEEFGAEDEQDWYEDDQDEQDAEERALAPYEAPQPPAHRGIIGAALLHLAGESRELATLEPRATGPVLVPGSGNVARPGALGHTPFSPRAHRPRPFLMMISIIMLALLTLTATAWAAAPLDTQYQVYNAFTTFAGFSAHPTATSQPKYNWYIVHYGDSLQSIATKFRVSPNGILLMNGLQDADQLYVGMQLKIPTDPTYGQGAQVGVVNIPPPPPDKSGNVFGTNPWNTLSGPTDPNNICAPAGDSDTVAHRQAFGLIMPNPNAKFARGFTWYHNGVDMDNPAGAPILAAQAGLVVFAGWDPLGLGWSVKINHCNGLSTLYGHMEHPPMVKAADYVTVGQQIGQEGSTGNSTGPHLHFMTEWWNEAANPYCFDFQLPAGNTPCTA, encoded by the coding sequence ATGTTACGAAGGGGAAAAGGTCGCTGGGGAAAGAGCGGTGGACAGAACGACGAAACGCCTTTGCAGGTCCAGGAAGACCCGCGCTATGAGATGAGCGGCTGGGACCAGCAGGATGCCTCAGCCGCATCCTACGCCGTCAACCAGGACACCAACCAGGACCATCTGGACGCTGACGCCTCGCCAGGCCAGGACGCGCCCGCTGTCACAGGCACAGACGACGTCCCCGGCGCTGAGGCATACGTCCCCTATCTCGATGATGCAGAGAACTCCTACGACGCAGCCCAGGAAGAGTTTGGCGCGGAGGATGAGCAGGACTGGTACGAGGATGACCAGGACGAGCAAGACGCCGAGGAGCGCGCCCTGGCCCCTTACGAAGCGCCCCAGCCCCCAGCCCACCGAGGCATCATTGGCGCGGCGCTCCTACACCTCGCTGGCGAAAGCCGCGAACTGGCGACGCTGGAGCCGCGCGCCACCGGGCCGGTCCTGGTTCCCGGCAGCGGCAATGTCGCCCGTCCCGGCGCCCTCGGCCACACACCCTTCTCCCCACGCGCCCACCGACCTCGCCCGTTCCTCATGATGATCTCCATCATCATGCTTGCTTTGCTGACCCTCACCGCCACCGCCTGGGCCGCTGCCCCGCTGGATACCCAATATCAAGTCTATAACGCCTTCACCACCTTTGCCGGTTTCTCGGCTCATCCCACAGCCACGAGCCAGCCCAAGTACAACTGGTACATCGTCCATTATGGGGATAGCCTGCAAAGCATCGCCACCAAGTTTAGGGTTTCGCCCAACGGCATCCTCTTGATGAATGGCTTGCAAGACGCCGATCAACTCTATGTCGGCATGCAGTTGAAAATCCCAACCGATCCCACCTACGGCCAGGGCGCTCAGGTTGGGGTCGTAAACATTCCACCCCCGCCCCCCGATAAATCGGGGAACGTCTTTGGCACGAACCCCTGGAACACGCTCAGCGGGCCAACCGACCCCAACAACATCTGCGCGCCCGCCGGAGACTCCGACACCGTAGCCCACCGCCAGGCATTCGGGTTGATTATGCCCAACCCCAATGCCAAGTTTGCGCGCGGGTTCACCTGGTATCATAACGGCGTAGATATGGATAACCCGGCGGGCGCGCCCATTCTTGCGGCTCAGGCCGGGCTGGTCGTCTTTGCCGGCTGGGATCCCCTGGGGCTGGGCTGGTCGGTCAAGATTAATCATTGCAACGGCCTCTCCACCCTGTACGGCCACATGGAACATCCGCCAATGGTCAAGGCCGCTGACTATGTGACCGTCGGCCAGCAGATTGGGCAGGAAGGCTCAACTGGCAACTCTACCGGCCCCCACCTGCACTTCATGACCGAATGGTGGAACGAGGCCGCCAACCCTTACTGTTTCGACTTCCAGCTTCCCGCAGGCAACACGCCCTGCACCGCCTAG
- a CDS encoding AMP-binding protein produces MGMTQDGLSFWQAEAVGEPLLEATIGDLLDQRAEELTTQEAVVYSGYPEFGGALDIRWTYQQYRDQANMVARGLLALGLQKGDHVAIWAANVPEWPLLQMAAAKAGLVLVTVNPVLRAAEIEYLLKQGDIRALFFMAQIRDHNCLETMRAMTTPGAKNGEVTSERLPKLRHLCLVGAPPAGLLESQEWRPTVFREVAGAGMGVSAAALAERQASITPNDPAMILYTSGTTGFPKGAVLTHYNLVNEAMTIASRLKLEHGSRSCVMVPFFHVFGCVGYTLAGLYLGGTIHPLLAYDPLKAMQIISSERCNFSGGVPTMLLAMLQHPDFGKYDLSSLNGVVCAGAPVPVALMEQVKERIGADVIIAFGQTENTGAITLTLRDDPFELKAATVGIPLPYVDVKIIDPATGEVVPVGERGELCARGWLVMAGYYNMPERSAEAVDKDRWLHTGDLATINRDGYINIVGRIKDMVIRGGENIFPAEIEAFLIRHPKVADVAVLGVPDAFFGEELLAVVMPKAGVEISEEELRDFCKDQISRQKIPRYIKFTDAYPMTASGKVQKFILREQAIKELGLEAVAQQRTA; encoded by the coding sequence ATGGGTATGACACAGGATGGCCTGTCCTTCTGGCAGGCCGAGGCTGTTGGCGAACCGCTGCTTGAAGCGACCATCGGAGACCTCTTAGATCAGCGCGCAGAGGAATTGACGACCCAGGAAGCTGTGGTGTATTCCGGGTATCCTGAGTTCGGCGGGGCGCTGGATATTCGCTGGACATACCAGCAGTATCGTGATCAGGCGAATATGGTGGCGCGCGGCCTGCTGGCGCTGGGGCTGCAAAAGGGCGACCATGTTGCTATCTGGGCGGCCAATGTGCCAGAATGGCCGCTGCTTCAGATGGCCGCCGCCAAAGCGGGGCTGGTGCTGGTGACGGTGAATCCGGTGCTGCGGGCGGCGGAGATCGAATATCTTCTCAAGCAAGGGGATATTCGCGCGCTGTTCTTTATGGCGCAAATCCGCGATCACAATTGCCTGGAAACGATGCGGGCGATGACCACGCCTGGCGCGAAGAACGGCGAGGTGACGAGCGAGCGGCTCCCCAAACTGCGCCATCTCTGCCTGGTGGGCGCACCCCCGGCGGGGCTGCTGGAGAGCCAGGAGTGGCGTCCGACGGTCTTCCGCGAGGTAGCGGGCGCTGGCATGGGGGTCAGCGCCGCCGCGCTGGCCGAACGGCAGGCTTCGATCACGCCGAACGATCCGGCGATGATTCTGTACACCTCTGGTACGACGGGCTTTCCCAAGGGCGCGGTGCTGACCCATTATAATCTGGTCAACGAGGCGATGACCATTGCCAGCCGCCTGAAGTTGGAGCATGGCTCGCGTTCGTGCGTGATGGTGCCGTTCTTCCATGTCTTTGGCTGCGTAGGCTACACGCTGGCCGGTCTGTATCTTGGCGGCACGATTCACCCGCTGCTGGCGTATGATCCGCTGAAGGCGATGCAGATCATCAGCAGCGAACGCTGCAATTTCTCCGGCGGGGTGCCGACGATGCTGCTGGCGATGCTCCAGCATCCCGATTTTGGCAAGTATGATCTTTCTTCGCTCAATGGGGTGGTCTGCGCGGGCGCTCCGGTGCCGGTGGCGTTGATGGAGCAGGTGAAGGAGCGCATCGGCGCGGATGTGATTATTGCTTTTGGACAGACGGAGAATACCGGAGCGATTACGCTGACGCTGCGCGATGACCCGTTCGAGCTAAAGGCGGCAACGGTTGGCATTCCGCTGCCCTATGTGGATGTGAAGATCATTGACCCGGCGACAGGCGAGGTTGTGCCGGTTGGCGAGCGCGGCGAACTCTGCGCGCGTGGCTGGCTGGTCATGGCGGGCTACTACAATATGCCCGAACGCTCCGCCGAGGCGGTGGATAAAGATCGCTGGCTGCATACCGGCGATCTGGCGACGATCAACCGCGATGGCTATATCAATATTGTCGGGCGCATCAAGGATATGGTCATTCGCGGCGGGGAGAATATTTTCCCTGCCGAGATCGAAGCGTTTTTGATTCGCCATCCGAAAGTTGCCGACGTGGCTGTGCTGGGCGTACCCGATGCCTTCTTTGGCGAGGAACTGCTGGCGGTGGTGATGCCCAAGGCAGGCGTGGAGATCAGCGAAGAGGAACTGCGCGACTTCTGCAAGGATCAGATCAGCAGGCAGAAAATCCCGCGCTACATCAAGTTTACCGACGCCTATCCGATGACGGCCAGCGGGAAGGTGCAGAAGTTCATCCTGCGCGAGCAGGCCATCAAGGAGTTGGGGTTGGAGGCAGTGGCGCAGCAGCGCACAGCATAG
- a CDS encoding aldo/keto reductase, producing MVQTISIGKTDLKVPPLGLGTWQWGDRGIWQYGVGYGQNDVEAAYRESRAAGITFFDTAELYGSGVSEQTLGPLVRAEQDEVTVATKFAPWPYRLTAKTLPGALDGSLKRLGLARIDLYQVHWPWGSPIRIEALMDVMADQVEAGKIRAVGVSNYSEKRMRRAHAALAKRGIALASNQVEYSLLHRQPERSGVLAACQELDVRLIAYSPLAKGALTGKYHDGATVSGIRKRNRSFRPAGLQASAPLIKLLAQVGEAHGGKTPAQVALNWLIHQGALPIPGAKNASQAASNAGALGWDLTDEECAQISEAANKAIGG from the coding sequence ATGGTACAGACGATTTCAATTGGAAAGACGGACCTGAAGGTTCCCCCGCTGGGCCTGGGTACCTGGCAGTGGGGCGATAGGGGCATATGGCAGTATGGGGTTGGCTATGGGCAGAACGATGTGGAGGCGGCCTATCGGGAGAGCCGCGCGGCTGGCATCACCTTTTTTGATACGGCGGAGCTGTACGGCAGCGGCGTTTCCGAGCAGACGTTGGGGCCGCTGGTGCGCGCGGAGCAAGACGAGGTGACGGTTGCCACCAAGTTTGCGCCCTGGCCCTATCGGCTGACGGCGAAGACCCTGCCCGGTGCGCTGGATGGCAGCCTGAAGCGGCTGGGGCTGGCGCGGATCGATCTTTATCAGGTGCATTGGCCCTGGGGGTCGCCCATCAGGATCGAGGCGCTGATGGACGTAATGGCCGATCAAGTGGAGGCTGGCAAGATACGCGCGGTGGGCGTGAGCAACTACTCGGAAAAGCGGATGAGGCGGGCGCACGCGGCGCTGGCGAAGCGGGGCATTGCGCTGGCATCGAATCAGGTGGAGTACAGTCTGCTGCATCGCCAGCCAGAGCGCAGCGGGGTGCTGGCGGCGTGCCAGGAACTGGATGTGCGGCTCATTGCGTATAGTCCTCTGGCGAAGGGGGCGCTGACCGGCAAGTATCATGATGGGGCGACGGTGAGCGGCATACGGAAAAGGAATCGGTCCTTTCGTCCGGCGGGGCTGCAAGCTTCGGCCCCGCTCATCAAGCTGCTGGCCCAGGTTGGCGAGGCGCACGGCGGCAAAACGCCCGCGCAGGTTGCGCTGAACTGGCTGATTCACCAGGGCGCGCTGCCGATTCCGGGGGCTAAGAACGCTTCGCAGGCCGCCAGCAACGCCGGGGCGCTGGGCTGGGATCTGACCGATGAGGAGTGCGCGCAGATCAGCGAGGCAGCAAATAAGGCCATAGGTGGCTGA
- a CDS encoding LLM class flavin-dependent oxidoreductase, translating to MRYALDLPNFGDWANPRTLAELAREAEEAGWDGFFLWDHLQAFPAAPFADPWVALAAMAQHTQRIRLGTMVTPLPRRRPWKLARETVSVDQLSGGRLVLGVGIGVDQWREYSAFGEPGDDALHGAMLDEGLEVLTGLWSGEPFSFQGQHYQAQDVCFLPTPAQQPRIPIWVAGFWPHKKPFRRAARWDGVFPLMHDTQMMPADVRAMLAYIRQYRTSAEPFDVVAVGWAYEHGKEAGDALLAEYAEAGVTWWLEGFREQDTTADVRAGIQQGPPRV from the coding sequence ATGCGTTACGCGCTTGATCTGCCGAACTTTGGGGATTGGGCCAATCCGCGCACGCTGGCCGAACTGGCGCGCGAAGCCGAAGAGGCCGGGTGGGATGGCTTCTTTCTCTGGGACCATCTGCAAGCCTTTCCGGCAGCGCCTTTTGCCGACCCCTGGGTGGCGCTGGCGGCGATGGCCCAGCATACGCAGCGTATCCGGCTGGGTACGATGGTGACGCCGCTGCCGCGCCGTCGTCCCTGGAAGCTGGCCCGCGAGACGGTGAGCGTCGATCAGCTTTCTGGTGGGCGGCTGGTGCTGGGCGTGGGGATCGGTGTCGATCAGTGGCGCGAGTACAGCGCCTTTGGCGAGCCAGGCGATGACGCGCTGCACGGGGCAATGCTGGATGAAGGGTTGGAGGTGCTGACGGGCCTGTGGAGCGGCGAGCCGTTCAGCTTCCAGGGGCAGCACTATCAAGCGCAAGATGTCTGCTTCCTGCCGACGCCAGCGCAGCAGCCGCGCATTCCTATCTGGGTAGCGGGTTTCTGGCCGCACAAGAAGCCGTTCCGACGAGCGGCGCGCTGGGATGGGGTCTTTCCCCTCATGCACGATACACAGATGATGCCTGCTGATGTGCGCGCCATGCTGGCCTATATCCGGCAGTATCGAACAAGCGCGGAGCCGTTTGATGTTGTTGCCGTCGGGTGGGCTTACGAGCATGGCAAGGAGGCGGGCGACGCGCTGCTGGCCGAATACGCCGAGGCTGGCGTGACATGGTGGCTGGAGGGCTTTCGCGAGCAGGATACCACCGCTGATGTGCGCGCCGGTATTCAGCAGGGGCCACCGCGCGTCTGA
- a CDS encoding SDR family oxidoreductase: MAGILVSGVTGLVGRYVLAALLDTTNEEVHALTRRPLPAPFDGNPRIRAWQADLGEAERLARALREARPAVVIHSAAIADVDACERDHALARAANVEGAANLARASAAVGAHCIHVSTDYVFDGSEANPGPYDETAAPHPVNYYGETKLEAERVVSDICAGRVGLAICRTALVYGVNPAGRTNFVESMVNDLRAGKHIRAVTDQQNTPTAAANLAEMLIAAAARRAVGLFHLAGGELITRYALALAVADHFGLDRALVTPLHSADLGQLARRPLLSGLRVEKAELALGVRAWNIQQGLTWLDKIARAS; this comes from the coding sequence ATGGCTGGTATCCTGGTGAGCGGCGTCACCGGACTGGTGGGCCGCTATGTGCTGGCGGCGCTGCTGGACACGACTAACGAAGAGGTCCACGCCCTGACGCGCCGACCCCTGCCAGCGCCTTTCGATGGGAACCCGCGCATCCGCGCCTGGCAGGCCGATCTGGGCGAGGCCGAGCGGCTGGCGCGGGCGCTGCGCGAGGCGCGGCCAGCCGTCGTCATCCATTCGGCGGCGATTGCCGACGTGGACGCCTGCGAGCGCGACCACGCGCTGGCGCGCGCCGCCAACGTGGAGGGCGCGGCCAATCTGGCGCGGGCCAGCGCCGCAGTTGGCGCGCATTGCATCCACGTCTCAACCGATTATGTCTTCGACGGCTCCGAGGCGAACCCTGGCCCATATGACGAGACGGCAGCGCCTCATCCGGTCAATTATTACGGCGAAACCAAGCTGGAAGCCGAGCGCGTAGTAAGCGACATCTGCGCCGGGCGCGTCGGGCTGGCGATCTGCCGTACCGCGCTGGTCTATGGCGTAAACCCTGCTGGCCGGACCAATTTTGTAGAGAGCATGGTGAACGACCTGCGCGCGGGCAAACACATCCGCGCTGTCACCGACCAGCAAAACACCCCCACTGCCGCCGCCAACCTGGCCGAAATGCTGATAGCAGCGGCAGCGCGCCGCGCGGTGGGCCTCTTCCATCTGGCTGGCGGCGAACTCATCACCCGCTACGCGCTGGCGCTCGCCGTTGCTGATCACTTCGGGCTGGATCGCGCCCTGGTCACGCCGCTGCACAGCGCCGACCTCGGCCAGCTTGCCCGCCGCCCGCTGCTCAGCGGTCTGCGCGTCGAAAAAGCCGAACTCGCGCTCGGCGTGCGCGCCTGGAACATCCAGCAAGGGCTGACCTGGCTGGACAAGATAGCGCGCGCATCGTGA
- a CDS encoding transcriptional regulator, with translation MRADRLLSMLLLLQANRRVTAQKLAEKLEVSERTIYRDLEALSAAGIPVYAERGPGGGCTLLGEYRTTLTGLNESDVRTLLLSGVPRPLADLGLDKALEVALLKLLAALPSARRPDAEGARQRLHLDAAAWSAPEVEEVPHLRILQEAVWQERKVRLSYRTRSRVVNERLVEPLGLVAKTHVWYLVSRIAGEMRVYRLSRMQSVELTDETFERPDDFDLAAYWVDWCARLRATFTHYPAVLRLAPEAMPILPHFFGEGAHALLDQGGPPDADGWVTLHPTFETIEEACSMALGLGDWVEVLEPAELRERVIRQAASVVAFYAQR, from the coding sequence ATGCGTGCTGATCGGCTGCTTTCGATGCTGTTGCTCTTGCAGGCCAACCGACGTGTCACAGCGCAGAAGTTGGCGGAAAAGCTGGAAGTCTCAGAGCGCACCATCTACCGCGACCTGGAGGCGCTCAGCGCCGCCGGTATACCCGTCTATGCCGAACGTGGGCCAGGCGGCGGCTGCACCCTGCTGGGCGAATATCGTACTACCCTGACCGGCCTGAACGAGTCCGATGTGCGCACCCTGCTCCTTTCGGGCGTACCCCGGCCCCTGGCCGACCTGGGCTTAGACAAAGCCCTGGAGGTTGCCCTGCTCAAGCTGCTGGCCGCGCTGCCCTCAGCGCGTCGGCCCGACGCCGAAGGCGCGCGCCAGCGCCTGCATCTGGACGCCGCAGCGTGGAGCGCCCCGGAAGTCGAAGAGGTTCCCCACCTGCGCATTCTGCAAGAAGCCGTCTGGCAGGAACGCAAAGTGCGCCTGAGCTATCGCACGCGCAGCCGCGTCGTCAACGAACGCCTGGTCGAGCCGCTGGGCCTGGTTGCCAAAACTCACGTCTGGTATCTGGTCAGCCGGATAGCGGGCGAAATGCGCGTCTATCGCCTCTCGCGCATGCAATCCGTTGAGCTGACCGACGAAACGTTCGAGCGCCCCGATGACTTCGACCTGGCCGCCTACTGGGTGGATTGGTGCGCCCGGCTTCGCGCCACCTTCACCCACTATCCAGCCGTGCTGCGCCTCGCGCCGGAAGCCATGCCCATCCTGCCACACTTCTTCGGCGAAGGCGCCCACGCGCTGCTCGACCAGGGCGGCCCGCCCGACGCAGACGGCTGGGTGACGCTGCATCCTACCTTCGAGACTATAGAAGAGGCATGCAGCATGGCGCTGGGGCTGGGCGACTGGGTTGAAGTGCTGGAGCCAGCCGAACTCCGCGAGCGCGTCATTCGCCAGGCCGCCAGCGTCGTAGCTTTCTATGCGCAGCGGTAG
- a CDS encoding heme NO-binding domain-containing protein, producing the protein MQGFIHLLLEAYVSETAGAQSLRLIRQMAGIQGPPLATQPYPDQVTTKLLQAIADYEGRALDDLLYRFGVYFLNAPLTRQNYRAFLEGHSSARSFLEHVPMIHQHLGNTLKGASLPRLQYINHTPELLEIIYDSPRHLCHFLRGVLDGVSRYFNEPLEVREMECQYRGASACRILVRFVAARRSGPLPQHPSAAGAKGSAPYHPSRAPGSGPQSLAAEESPAQRGEPAGSEAKRQREEQEDMLILQTLSTRQAPADRSLGSAQEQPLDLALSLFEIAQRLAASEASAEYARLSQVQRSLTRLAVQGFVESKQDLHTIPQSASPGVVALAGQGILAAQRYRITPVGQIWLRDMQQRRQGY; encoded by the coding sequence ATGCAAGGGTTTATCCATCTGCTTCTCGAAGCCTACGTCAGCGAAACTGCTGGCGCTCAGAGCCTGCGCCTGATTCGACAGATGGCAGGCATTCAGGGGCCTCCGCTTGCCACCCAGCCCTATCCCGATCAGGTGACGACAAAGCTCCTCCAGGCTATCGCTGATTATGAGGGGCGGGCGCTCGACGACCTGCTCTATCGCTTTGGGGTCTATTTCCTGAATGCCCCCCTCACGCGCCAAAATTACCGCGCCTTTCTGGAGGGCCACTCCTCGGCGCGCAGCTTCCTGGAGCATGTACCGATGATTCACCAGCATCTGGGGAACACCCTCAAGGGAGCCAGCCTGCCGAGATTGCAGTACATCAATCATACCCCCGAACTCCTCGAAATCATCTATGATAGCCCGCGCCACCTCTGCCACTTCCTGCGAGGCGTGCTTGATGGCGTGAGTCGCTATTTCAACGAACCGCTCGAAGTCCGCGAGATGGAATGCCAGTATCGAGGCGCATCCGCCTGCCGGATACTGGTGCGCTTTGTCGCTGCCCGCCGCTCCGGTCCCCTGCCGCAGCACCCTTCTGCCGCAGGCGCAAAAGGGTCCGCGCCCTACCATCCTAGCAGAGCGCCAGGGTCTGGCCCACAGAGCCTCGCCGCAGAAGAGTCGCCTGCCCAGCGCGGAGAACCTGCTGGCTCAGAGGCAAAACGCCAGCGTGAAGAGCAAGAAGATATGCTGATCCTTCAGACGCTCTCCACCAGGCAAGCGCCAGCAGATCGCTCGCTGGGGAGCGCGCAAGAGCAGCCCCTCGATCTTGCGCTCTCCTTGTTCGAGATCGCCCAACGCCTTGCCGCGAGCGAGGCTTCAGCCGAGTATGCCCGCTTGAGCCAGGTCCAACGTTCACTCACTCGCCTCGCCGTCCAGGGGTTTGTCGAATCCAAACAAGACCTACATACCATACCGCAGAGCGCCTCGCCTGGTGTGGTCGCCCTGGCCGGTCAGGGCATTCTGGCCGCCCAACGCTATCGCATCACCCCGGTCGGTCAAATCTGGCTGCGTGATATGCAGCAGCGTCGGCAGGGATACTGA
- a CDS encoding heavy metal translocating P-type ATPase produces the protein MKTITLPVKGLNVAGCAREIEKHLGKQAGVSRVEASYATQTVTITYDEARLSETFLREQVRYCGFACGAPARLAPTPPVMVRDGGTSARERLPEQHGMRHEMPPEHAEMPHEMPPEHAGMRHDMMDHDMSDPMMARAMEAATRNRFFVALVLTIPIILYSPLGVHLFGLRLPTPFGISPNWALLVLTTPVVWWAGWMFHAGAWRALRNRTLNMNVLVSLGVLVAYFFSVFATVFAPQVETSYDAAAMLVTFVLFGHWMEMRSRRGSSDALNALLRLAPTQANIIGPDGQVQTVPVEQAQVGDLLLLRPGEKVPVDGLVTDGASAIDESMVTGESLPVSKKSGDEVIGGTVNGAGSLRFTATRVGSETALAQIVQLVQVAQNSKAPAQRLADAAAEWLVLAAVSAGLLTFLIWFFLIGETALFAVTLAVTAVVIACPDALGLATPTAVAVGTGIGARNGILIKHATALEQAAKIQALVFDKTGTLTEGAPAVTDLVLFEAGRAGELDEPRFVQVAATAEADSEHPLARTVVEEAQSRHLPMLPYEQFAAIAGGGVRALVEGRAVLIGTPTLLADHDIWLTEPDQAQIAALQGQGKTVMVVALEGQAVGAIAVADRLRPTSRQAVADLQALGIQVALLTGDNQGTAEAVGREVGISRVFAGVLPVDKARYIKQLQSEGFFTAMVGDGVNDAPALAQADLGIAIGAGTGVAIETAEVVLMRSDPLDVLAAIRLSKAAVRKMKQNLFWAAIYNVLAIPLAGGALASLGILLNPAVGALAMSASSITVAVNAVLLKRVEKHLKAA, from the coding sequence ATGAAGACGATCACCTTGCCCGTCAAGGGGCTGAATGTCGCCGGATGCGCCCGCGAGATCGAGAAACACCTGGGAAAACAGGCGGGCGTCAGTCGGGTCGAGGCCAGCTACGCGACACAAACCGTCACCATCACCTACGATGAGGCGCGCCTGAGCGAGACTTTCCTGCGTGAGCAGGTCCGGTACTGCGGCTTTGCCTGCGGAGCGCCTGCGCGTCTCGCGCCGACTCCCCCGGTCATGGTCCGAGATGGAGGAACTTCTGCGCGGGAGAGGCTGCCCGAACAGCATGGCATGCGCCACGAGATGCCGCCGGAACATGCGGAGATGCCTCATGAGATGCCGCCGGAGCATGCAGGGATGCGCCATGACATGATGGATCATGACATGAGCGATCCGATGATGGCGCGCGCGATGGAGGCAGCGACTCGTAACCGCTTCTTCGTGGCGCTGGTCCTGACCATCCCGATCATTCTCTATTCGCCGCTGGGCGTGCATCTCTTTGGGCTGCGGCTGCCGACGCCCTTTGGGATCAGCCCCAACTGGGCGCTGCTCGTCTTGACGACGCCTGTCGTCTGGTGGGCGGGCTGGATGTTTCACGCGGGGGCGTGGCGGGCGCTGCGCAATCGGACGCTCAACATGAATGTGCTGGTGAGCCTGGGCGTGCTGGTGGCCTATTTCTTTAGCGTGTTTGCCACGGTATTTGCGCCCCAGGTGGAAACGAGCTATGATGCCGCCGCGATGCTGGTGACGTTTGTTCTCTTCGGCCACTGGATGGAGATGCGCAGCCGTCGCGGCTCTTCCGATGCGCTTAACGCGCTGCTGCGGCTGGCTCCGACTCAGGCGAACATCATCGGGCCGGATGGGCAGGTACAGACGGTCCCGGTGGAGCAGGCGCAGGTGGGCGATCTGCTGCTCTTGCGGCCTGGAGAGAAAGTGCCGGTGGATGGGCTGGTCACGGATGGGGCCAGCGCCATAGATGAAAGCATGGTGACGGGGGAGAGCTTACCCGTGAGCAAAAAGTCGGGCGATGAAGTGATCGGGGGGACGGTCAACGGGGCTGGCTCCTTGCGTTTCACCGCTACCAGGGTGGGCAGCGAAACAGCACTGGCGCAAATTGTCCAACTGGTGCAGGTGGCTCAGAACTCGAAAGCGCCCGCCCAGCGATTGGCCGACGCGGCGGCTGAGTGGCTGGTCCTGGCAGCGGTAAGCGCCGGGCTGCTGACCTTTCTGATCTGGTTCTTCTTGATTGGAGAAACCGCGCTTTTTGCCGTGACGCTGGCGGTGACAGCAGTGGTCATCGCGTGTCCTGACGCGCTGGGGCTGGCGACCCCGACGGCGGTGGCGGTGGGTACTGGCATCGGAGCCAGAAATGGTATCCTTATCAAGCACGCGACGGCGCTGGAGCAAGCGGCGAAGATTCAGGCGCTCGTCTTTGACAAGACCGGCACGCTGACCGAGGGCGCGCCAGCCGTGACCGATCTCGTACTCTTCGAGGCGGGCCGGGCTGGTGAACTGGATGAGCCGCGCTTCGTGCAGGTGGCGGCTACCGCTGAAGCCGATTCCGAACACCCGCTGGCTCGGACGGTTGTGGAAGAGGCGCAATCGCGCCACCTGCCAATGCTCCCGTATGAGCAGTTTGCGGCGATTGCCGGGGGTGGGGTTCGGGCGCTGGTTGAGGGCCGCGCAGTCCTCATCGGAACGCCCACATTGCTCGCCGATCACGACATCTGGCTGACAGAGCCAGACCAGGCGCAGATCGCTGCGCTACAGGGGCAGGGCAAGACGGTGATGGTCGTGGCGCTGGAGGGCCAGGCGGTGGGGGCTATCGCTGTGGCTGATCGGCTCCGGCCAACGTCTCGCCAGGCGGTGGCCGACCTTCAGGCGCTGGGCATTCAGGTGGCGCTGTTGACAGGGGATAACCAGGGGACGGCTGAGGCCGTTGGCCGCGAGGTGGGCATCAGCCGCGTCTTTGCGGGTGTGCTTCCGGTGGACAAAGCCCGCTATATCAAACAACTCCAGAGCGAAGGCTTCTTTACTGCGATGGTGGGAGACGGAGTGAATGACGCCCCGGCCCTGGCGCAAGCAGACCTGGGGATCGCTATCGGGGCTGGCACAGGGGTCGCCATCGAGACGGCTGAGGTCGTGCTGATGCGCAGCGATCCGCTGGATGTGCTGGCTGCGATTCGCCTCTCCAAAGCCGCTGTCAGAAAGATGAAGCAGAATCTGTTCTGGGCGGCCATCTACAACGTCCTGGCGATCCCCCTGGCCGGTGGCGCTCTGGCATCGCTGGGTATCCTGCTGAACCCCGCCGTCGGCGCGCTGGCGATGAGCGCCAGTTCGATCACGGTAGCCGTCAATGCTGTGCTGCTCAAGCGCGTGGAAAAGCACTTGAAAGCCGCCTGA